A single region of the Oreochromis niloticus isolate F11D_XX linkage group LG19, O_niloticus_UMD_NMBU, whole genome shotgun sequence genome encodes:
- the LOC100696647 gene encoding heterogeneous nuclear ribonucleoprotein Q isoform X2, with protein MATEHINGNGPEEPMDTSAVTHSEHFQTLLEAGLPQKVAEKLDEIYLAGLVSHSDLDDRAIEALKEFNEEGALQVLLQFKDSDLSHVQNKSAFLCGVMKTYRQREKQGTKVSDTNKGPDEAKIKALLERTGYTLDVTTGQRKYGGPPPESAHSGAQPTIGTEIFVGKIPRDLFEDELVPLFEKAGPIWDLRLMMDPLSGLNRGYAFVTFCTKEAAQQAVKLCNNNEIRPGKHIGVCISVANNRLFVGSIPKSKTKEQIVEEFAKVTEGLNDVILYHQPDDKKKNRGFCFLEYEDHKTAAQARRRLMSGKVKVWGNLVTVEWADPIEDPDPEVMAKVKVLFVRNLASTVTEEILEKTFSQHGKLERVKKLKDYAFIHFEERESAVKALTDLNGKDLEGEHIEIVFAKPPDQKRKERKAQRQAAKTQMYDDYYYYGPPHMPPPTRGRGRGGRGGYSYPPDYYGYEDYYDYYGYNYHNYRGGYDDPYYGYEDFQASGRGRGARGGLRGGANQTRGRGAITPRGRVGFSQRGGLGTIRGKRGRGRS; from the exons ATGGCCACAGAACATATTAATGGAAATGGTCCAGAAGAACCAATGGACACCTCTGCAGTTACCCATTCTGAGCACTTCCAGACTTTATTAGAAGCTGGTTTACCACAGAAAGTTGCTGAAAAACTAGATGAAATTTACCTAGCAG GTTTGGTGTCACACAGTGATTTAGATGATCGAGCGATTGAGGCTCTGAAAGAATTCAACGAGGAAGGTGCTCTCCAAGTCCTTTTGCAATTCAAGGACAGCGACCTCTCACATGTTCAG AACAAAAGTGCCTTTCTTTGTGGCGTGATGAAGAcgtacagacagagagagaaacaaggGACCAAAGTGTCAGACACCAACAAAGGACCAGATGAAGCCAAAATCAAA gCTTTGCTAGAGAGGACTGGCTACACACTTGATGTGACAACAGGACAGAGGAAGTACGGTGGTCCCCCACCAGAGTCTGCTCATTCAGGGGCACAACCCACCATTGGTACAGAG ATTTTTGTAGGAAAAATCCCCAGAGATCTTTTTGAGGATGAACTGGTTCCACTGTTTGAGAAAGCTGGGCCCATATGGGACTTGCGCCTGATGATGGATCCCCTAAGTGGCCTGAACAGAGGCTATGCCTTTGTCACTTTCTGCACTAAAGAAGCTGCACAGCAGGCTGTCAAATTG TGCAACAACAATGAAATTCGACCAGGAAAACACATTGGAGTGTGCATCTCTGTGGCCAATAATAGACTGTTTGTTGGCTCCATCCCCAAGAGTAAAACGAAAGAGCAGATTGTTGAAGAATTTGCGAAAGTAACAG AGGGTCTAAATGATGTCATATTGTACCACCAGCCAGATGACAAGAAAAAGAATCGAGGTTTTTGCTTCCTTGAGTATGAAGATCACAAGACGGCAGCTCAGGCCCGGCGCCGACTAATGAGTGGCAAGGTCAAAGTTTGGGGAAATTTGGTCACAGTGGAGTGGGCTGATCCCATTGAGGACCCAGACCCGGAGGTCATGGCCAAG GTCAAGGTGCTGTTTGTGAGAAACTTGGCGAGCACTGTTACAGAGGAGATACTTGAAAAGACCTTTAGCCAACACGGCAAGCTGGAGCGAGTGAAGAAGTTGAAAGACTACGCCTTCATACACTTTGAGGAACGAGAAAGTGCTGTGAAG GCTTTGACTGATCTTAATGGCAAAGACCTCGAAGGAGAGCACATTGAAATTGTCTTTGCCAAGCCACCTGACCAGAAGAGGAAAGAGCGTAAAGCCCAGAGACAAGCCGCTAAAACACAAAT GTATGATGATTACTATTATTACGGTCCCCCCCACATGCCACCACCAACAAGAGGTAGAGGACGAGGCGGTAGGGGAGGTTATTCTTATCCGCCTGATTATTATGGCTATGAAGACTATTACGATTACTATGGATATAATTACCACAACTACCGGGGCGGCTACGATGACCCGTACTATGGCTATGAGGACTTCCAGGCATctgggagaggaagaggagcaagaggaggactcCGTGGCGGTGCCAATCAGACCAGGGGCCGTGGTGCTATCACACCAAGGGGTCGAGTGGGCTTCTCCCAACGAGGAGGCCTCGGAACAATCAGAG GGAAACGGGGCCGAGGGCGGTCCTGA
- the LOC100696647 gene encoding heterogeneous nuclear ribonucleoprotein Q isoform X1, which yields MATEHINGNGPEEPMDTSAVTHSEHFQTLLEAGLPQKVAEKLDEIYLAGLVSHSDLDDRAIEALKEFNEEGALQVLLQFKDSDLSHVQNKSAFLCGVMKTYRQREKQGTKVSDTNKGPDEAKIKALLERTGYTLDVTTGQRKYGGPPPESAHSGAQPTIGTEIFVGKIPRDLFEDELVPLFEKAGPIWDLRLMMDPLSGLNRGYAFVTFCTKEAAQQAVKLCNNNEIRPGKHIGVCISVANNRLFVGSIPKSKTKEQIVEEFAKVTEGLNDVILYHQPDDKKKNRGFCFLEYEDHKTAAQARRRLMSGKVKVWGNLVTVEWADPIEDPDPEVMAKVKVLFVRNLASTVTEEILEKTFSQHGKLERVKKLKDYAFIHFEERESAVKALTDLNGKDLEGEHIEIVFAKPPDQKRKERKAQRQAAKTQMYDDYYYYGPPHMPPPTRGRGRGGRGGYSYPPDYYGYEDYYDYYGYNYHNYRGGYDDPYYGYEDFQASGRGRGARGGLRGGANQTRGRGAITPRGRVGFSQRGGLGTIRAGKRGRGRS from the exons ATGGCCACAGAACATATTAATGGAAATGGTCCAGAAGAACCAATGGACACCTCTGCAGTTACCCATTCTGAGCACTTCCAGACTTTATTAGAAGCTGGTTTACCACAGAAAGTTGCTGAAAAACTAGATGAAATTTACCTAGCAG GTTTGGTGTCACACAGTGATTTAGATGATCGAGCGATTGAGGCTCTGAAAGAATTCAACGAGGAAGGTGCTCTCCAAGTCCTTTTGCAATTCAAGGACAGCGACCTCTCACATGTTCAG AACAAAAGTGCCTTTCTTTGTGGCGTGATGAAGAcgtacagacagagagagaaacaaggGACCAAAGTGTCAGACACCAACAAAGGACCAGATGAAGCCAAAATCAAA gCTTTGCTAGAGAGGACTGGCTACACACTTGATGTGACAACAGGACAGAGGAAGTACGGTGGTCCCCCACCAGAGTCTGCTCATTCAGGGGCACAACCCACCATTGGTACAGAG ATTTTTGTAGGAAAAATCCCCAGAGATCTTTTTGAGGATGAACTGGTTCCACTGTTTGAGAAAGCTGGGCCCATATGGGACTTGCGCCTGATGATGGATCCCCTAAGTGGCCTGAACAGAGGCTATGCCTTTGTCACTTTCTGCACTAAAGAAGCTGCACAGCAGGCTGTCAAATTG TGCAACAACAATGAAATTCGACCAGGAAAACACATTGGAGTGTGCATCTCTGTGGCCAATAATAGACTGTTTGTTGGCTCCATCCCCAAGAGTAAAACGAAAGAGCAGATTGTTGAAGAATTTGCGAAAGTAACAG AGGGTCTAAATGATGTCATATTGTACCACCAGCCAGATGACAAGAAAAAGAATCGAGGTTTTTGCTTCCTTGAGTATGAAGATCACAAGACGGCAGCTCAGGCCCGGCGCCGACTAATGAGTGGCAAGGTCAAAGTTTGGGGAAATTTGGTCACAGTGGAGTGGGCTGATCCCATTGAGGACCCAGACCCGGAGGTCATGGCCAAG GTCAAGGTGCTGTTTGTGAGAAACTTGGCGAGCACTGTTACAGAGGAGATACTTGAAAAGACCTTTAGCCAACACGGCAAGCTGGAGCGAGTGAAGAAGTTGAAAGACTACGCCTTCATACACTTTGAGGAACGAGAAAGTGCTGTGAAG GCTTTGACTGATCTTAATGGCAAAGACCTCGAAGGAGAGCACATTGAAATTGTCTTTGCCAAGCCACCTGACCAGAAGAGGAAAGAGCGTAAAGCCCAGAGACAAGCCGCTAAAACACAAAT GTATGATGATTACTATTATTACGGTCCCCCCCACATGCCACCACCAACAAGAGGTAGAGGACGAGGCGGTAGGGGAGGTTATTCTTATCCGCCTGATTATTATGGCTATGAAGACTATTACGATTACTATGGATATAATTACCACAACTACCGGGGCGGCTACGATGACCCGTACTATGGCTATGAGGACTTCCAGGCATctgggagaggaagaggagcaagaggaggactcCGTGGCGGTGCCAATCAGACCAGGGGCCGTGGTGCTATCACACCAAGGGGTCGAGTGGGCTTCTCCCAACGAGGAGGCCTCGGAACAATCAGAG CAGGGAAACGGGGCCGAGGGCGGTCCTGA
- the LOC100696647 gene encoding heterogeneous nuclear ribonucleoprotein Q isoform X3 has product MKTYRQREKQGTKVSDTNKGPDEAKIKALLERTGYTLDVTTGQRKYGGPPPESAHSGAQPTIGTEIFVGKIPRDLFEDELVPLFEKAGPIWDLRLMMDPLSGLNRGYAFVTFCTKEAAQQAVKLCNNNEIRPGKHIGVCISVANNRLFVGSIPKSKTKEQIVEEFAKVTEGLNDVILYHQPDDKKKNRGFCFLEYEDHKTAAQARRRLMSGKVKVWGNLVTVEWADPIEDPDPEVMAKVKVLFVRNLASTVTEEILEKTFSQHGKLERVKKLKDYAFIHFEERESAVKALTDLNGKDLEGEHIEIVFAKPPDQKRKERKAQRQAAKTQMYDDYYYYGPPHMPPPTRGRGRGGRGGYSYPPDYYGYEDYYDYYGYNYHNYRGGYDDPYYGYEDFQASGRGRGARGGLRGGANQTRGRGAITPRGRVGFSQRGGLGTIRAGKRGRGRS; this is encoded by the exons ATGAAGAcgtacagacagagagagaaacaaggGACCAAAGTGTCAGACACCAACAAAGGACCAGATGAAGCCAAAATCAAA gCTTTGCTAGAGAGGACTGGCTACACACTTGATGTGACAACAGGACAGAGGAAGTACGGTGGTCCCCCACCAGAGTCTGCTCATTCAGGGGCACAACCCACCATTGGTACAGAG ATTTTTGTAGGAAAAATCCCCAGAGATCTTTTTGAGGATGAACTGGTTCCACTGTTTGAGAAAGCTGGGCCCATATGGGACTTGCGCCTGATGATGGATCCCCTAAGTGGCCTGAACAGAGGCTATGCCTTTGTCACTTTCTGCACTAAAGAAGCTGCACAGCAGGCTGTCAAATTG TGCAACAACAATGAAATTCGACCAGGAAAACACATTGGAGTGTGCATCTCTGTGGCCAATAATAGACTGTTTGTTGGCTCCATCCCCAAGAGTAAAACGAAAGAGCAGATTGTTGAAGAATTTGCGAAAGTAACAG AGGGTCTAAATGATGTCATATTGTACCACCAGCCAGATGACAAGAAAAAGAATCGAGGTTTTTGCTTCCTTGAGTATGAAGATCACAAGACGGCAGCTCAGGCCCGGCGCCGACTAATGAGTGGCAAGGTCAAAGTTTGGGGAAATTTGGTCACAGTGGAGTGGGCTGATCCCATTGAGGACCCAGACCCGGAGGTCATGGCCAAG GTCAAGGTGCTGTTTGTGAGAAACTTGGCGAGCACTGTTACAGAGGAGATACTTGAAAAGACCTTTAGCCAACACGGCAAGCTGGAGCGAGTGAAGAAGTTGAAAGACTACGCCTTCATACACTTTGAGGAACGAGAAAGTGCTGTGAAG GCTTTGACTGATCTTAATGGCAAAGACCTCGAAGGAGAGCACATTGAAATTGTCTTTGCCAAGCCACCTGACCAGAAGAGGAAAGAGCGTAAAGCCCAGAGACAAGCCGCTAAAACACAAAT GTATGATGATTACTATTATTACGGTCCCCCCCACATGCCACCACCAACAAGAGGTAGAGGACGAGGCGGTAGGGGAGGTTATTCTTATCCGCCTGATTATTATGGCTATGAAGACTATTACGATTACTATGGATATAATTACCACAACTACCGGGGCGGCTACGATGACCCGTACTATGGCTATGAGGACTTCCAGGCATctgggagaggaagaggagcaagaggaggactcCGTGGCGGTGCCAATCAGACCAGGGGCCGTGGTGCTATCACACCAAGGGGTCGAGTGGGCTTCTCCCAACGAGGAGGCCTCGGAACAATCAGAG CAGGGAAACGGGGCCGAGGGCGGTCCTGA